The following coding sequences are from one Cervus canadensis isolate Bull #8, Minnesota chromosome 4, ASM1932006v1, whole genome shotgun sequence window:
- the IK gene encoding protein Red, translating to MPERDSEPFSNPLAPDGHDVDDPHSFHQSKLTNEDFRKLLMTPRAAPTSAPPSKSRHHEMPREYNEDEDPAARRRKKKSYYAKLRQQEIERERELAEKYRDRAKERRDGVNKDYEETELISTTANYRAVGPTAEADKSAAEKRRQLIQESKFLGGDMEHTHLVKGLDFALLQKVRAEIASKEKEEEEMMEKPQKETKKDEDPENKIEFKTRLGRNVYRMLFKSKAYERNELFLPGRMAYVVDLDDEYADTDIPTTLIRSKADCPTMEAQTTLTTNDIVISKLTQILSYLRQGTRNKKLKKKDKGKMEEKKPPEADMNIFEDIGDYVPSTTKTPRDKERERYRERERDRERERDRDRERERERDRERERDREREEEKKRHSYFEKPKVDDEPMDVDKGPGSAKELIKSINEKFAGSAGWEGTESLKKPEDKKQLGDFFGMSNSYAECYPATMDDMAVDSDEEVDYSKMDQGNKKGPLGRWDFDTQEEYSEYMNNKEALPKAAFQYGIKMSEGRKTRRFKETNDKAELDRQWKKISAIIEKRKKMEADGVEVKRPKY from the exons ATGCCGGAGCGAGATA GCGAGCCGTTCTCTAACCCCTTGGCTCCAGATGGCCACGATGTGGACGATCCTCACTCCTTCCACCA ATCAAAACTCACTAATGAAGACTTCAGGAAACTTCTCATGACCCCAAGGGCTGCACCTACCTCTGCACCACCCTCTAAGTCACGTCACCATGA AATGCCAAGGGAGTACAATGAGGATGAAGATCCAGCTGCacgaaggagaaaaaagaaaag TTATTATGCCAAGCTTCGCCAACAAGaaattgaaagagagagagaactagcAGAGAAGTACCGGGACCGTGCCAAGGAACGGCGGGATGGCGTGAACAAAGATTATGAGGAAACGGAACTGATTAGCACCACAGCTAACTACAGGGCTGTGGGCCCCACTGCTGAGGC GGACAAATCAGCTGCAGAGAAAAGAAGACAGTTGATCCAGGAGTCTAAATTCTTGGGTGGTGACATGGAACATACCCATTTGGTGAAAGGCTTGGATTTTGCTCTGCTTCAAAAG GTACGAGCTGAAATTGCcagcaaagagaaagaggaggaagaaatgatGGAAAAGCCCCAGAAGGAAACTAA GAAAGATGAGGatcctgaaaataaaattgaatttaaaacacGTTTGG GCCGAAATGTTTACCGCATGCTCTTCAAGAGCAAAGCATATGAGCGGAATGAGCTGTTTCTTCCAGGCCGCATGGCCTATGTGGTAGACCTGGATGATGAGTACGCCGACACAGACATCCCCACTACTCTTATCCGCAGCAAAGCTGATTGCCCCACCATGGAG GCCCAGACCACACTGACTACAAATGACATTGTCATCAGTAAGCTCACCCAGATCCTTTCCTATCTGAGGCAGGGTACCCGCAACAAGAAGctcaaaaagaaagataaag ggaaaatggaagagaagaaacCCCCGGAAGCTGACATGAA TATATTTGAAGATATTGGGGATTATGTGCCCTCCACAACCAAGACTCCTCGAGACAAGGAGCGGGAGAGATACCGGGAACGGGAGCGTGatcgggagagagagagagaccgtGACAGAGAGCGGGAGCGAGAACGAGACCGAGAGCGGGAGCGGGACCGAGAAcgagaagaagagaagaagaggCACAGCTACTTTGAGAAGCCAAAAGTGGACGATGAG cCCATGGATGTTGACAAAG GACCCGGATCTGCCAAGGAGTTGATCAAGTCCATCAATGAAAAGTTTGCTGGATCTGCTGGCTGGGAAGGCACTGAATC GCTGAAGAAGCCAGAGGACAAGAAGCAGCTGGGAGATTTCTTTGGCATGTCCAATAGCTATGCTGAGTGCTATCCAGCCAC gATGGATGACATGGCTGTGGACAGTGATGAGGAGGTGGATTATAGCAAAATGGACCAG GGTAACAAGAAAGGTCCTTTAGGCCGCTGGGACTTTGACACCCAGGAGGAATATAGCGAGTATATGAACAACAAGGAGGCTTTGCCCAA agcTGCATTCCAGTATGGCATCAAGATGTCTGAAGGGCGGAAAACCAGGCGCTTCAAGGAAACCAATGACAAAGCAGAGCTTGATCGCCAGTGGAAAAAGATTAGTGCG ATCattgagaagaggaagaagatggaaGCCGATGG AGTTGAAGTGAAAAGACCAAAATACTAA
- the NDUFA2 gene encoding NADH dehydrogenase [ubiquinone] 1 alpha subcomplex subunit 2 isoform X2, translated as MAAAAAIRGVRGQLGLREIRIHLCQRSPGSQGVRDFIEKRYVELKKANPDLPILIRECSDVQPKLWARYAFGQEKNVSLNNFSADQVTRALENVLSSKA; from the exons ATGGCGGCGGCTGCAGCGATTCGTGGGGTCCGAGGGCAATTGGGCCTTCGTGAAATTCGTATCCATTTGTGCCAGCGCTCGCCCGGCAGCCAGGGTGTCAG GGACTTCATTGAGAAACGCTATGTGGAGCTGAAGAAAGCGAATCCCGACCTGCCCATCCTAATCCGCGAGTGCTCGGATGTGCAGCCCAAGCTCTGGGCCCGCTACG CATTTGGCCAAGAGAAGAATGTCTCTCTGAACAACTTCAGTGCTGATCAGGTAACTAGAGCCCTGGAGAATGTGCTAAGTAGCAAAGCCTGA
- the NDUFA2 gene encoding NADH dehydrogenase [ubiquinone] 1 alpha subcomplex subunit 2 isoform X1, giving the protein MAAAAAIRGVRGQLGLREIRIHLCQRSPGSQGVRDFIEKRYVELKKANPDLPILIRECSDVQPKLWARYGERGTQGTRDPAFGQEKNVSLNNFSADQVTRALENVLSSKA; this is encoded by the exons ATGGCGGCGGCTGCAGCGATTCGTGGGGTCCGAGGGCAATTGGGCCTTCGTGAAATTCGTATCCATTTGTGCCAGCGCTCGCCCGGCAGCCAGGGTGTCAG GGACTTCATTGAGAAACGCTATGTGGAGCTGAAGAAAGCGAATCCCGACCTGCCCATCCTAATCCGCGAGTGCTCGGATGTGCAGCCCAAGCTCTGGGCCCGCTACGGTGAGCGCGGAACGCAGGGAACCAGAGACCCCG CATTTGGCCAAGAGAAGAATGTCTCTCTGAACAACTTCAGTGCTGATCAGGTAACTAGAGCCCTGGAGAATGTGCTAAGTAGCAAAGCCTGA
- the TMCO6 gene encoding transmembrane and coiled-coil domain-containing protein 6 isoform X3, producing the protein MWSGRRGLLRPLGCGVEELRCRRREREAALRKARREQQLVSKRLLRDEATEEAEEGCVVVILGEAEIQEFLRLAQRGIEEKERERALVSLRRGLQHPETQQIFIRLEGSIRTLVGLLTSNQALLQLEAARCLHELSHSEQSAVAEACLPATSYLLTYLSGHSSDFIELCLYTLGNLIVESEAVRRQLLPQGIVPALAACIQLRPGLYSPPAHTATVTTRPKAEPWGSCGVCLVPSLHHLQVNNALLITQGALTTLGLLLLDLAVAVQRTKNAGLELLVCPVVRCLSNLLTEAAAETVGGPVHLRDERVVAALFILLQFFLQEQPSLLPEGLWLLNNLTANSPSFCTSLISLDLIEPLLHLLSVSNVVSVLVLTVLCNVAEKGPAYCQHLWPGLLLPTLLDTLALSDTEVVGQSLELLQLLFLYQPGAAQAFLQQSGLQALQRHEEVAQLQDRVHALQQTALHG; encoded by the exons ATGTGGAGCGGACGGCGAGGCCTCCTCAGGCCGTTAGGCTGCGGAGTGGAGGAGCTACGGTGCCGCCGGCGGGAGCGGGAGGCAG CACTGCGGAAGGCGCGGAGGGAGCAGCAGCTGGTCAGCAAGAGGCTGCTGAGAGACGAAGCTACGGAGGAAGCCGAAGAGGGATGTGTGGTCGTGATCCTTGGAGAAGCCGAG ATCCAGGAGTTCCTGCGGTTGGCCCAGCGGGGGAtagaggaaaaggagagggagagggctCTGGTCAGCCTTCGTCGAGGCTTGCAACACCCTGAGACACAACAGATCTTCATCAG GCTGGAGGGCAGCATTCGGACCCTGGTCGGGCTCCTGACCAGCAACCAGGCCCTGCTGCAGCTTGAGGCGGCTCGGTGCCTTCATGAGCTCTCTCACTCTGAGCAGTCTGCGGTGGCTGAGGCCTGCCTGCCAGCCACTTCCTACCTTCTCACCTACCTCTCCGGTCACAGCTCAGACTTTATA GAGCTCTGTCTGTATACCCTGGGTAACCTGATTGTGGAGAGTGAGGCTGTGAGAAGGCAGCTTCTGCCTCAGGGCATTGTTCCGGCTTTGGCTGCCTGCATCCAG CTCCGTCCTGGGCTCTACTCTCCCCCAGCACATACTGCAACTGTTACAACCCGGCCCAAAGCTGAACCTTGGGGTAGCTGTGGAGTTTGCCTGGTGCCTTCACTACATCATCTGCAG GTCAACAATGCCCTGCTCATCACCCAGGGGGCTCTAACCACCCTGGGGCTGCTGCTGTTGGACTTGGCTGTGGCTGTCCAGAGAACTAAGAATGCAGGACTGGAGCTG CTGGTATGCCCTGTTGTTCGGTGTCTAAGCAACTTGCTGACAGAGGCAGCAGCAGAGACTGTGGGAGGGCCAGTGCATCTCCGAGATGAGCGTGTTGTGGCAGCCTTATTTATCCTTCTGCAGTTCTTCCTCCAGGAACAGCCCAGCCTGCTTCCTGAGGGCCTCTGGCTCCTTAACAACCTCACTG CAAACAGCCCTAGTTTCTGTACCTCCTTGATCTCCCTGGATCTGATTGAGCCCCTCTTGCACTTGTTGTCAGTGTCTAATGTTGTGAGCGTATTG GTGCTCACAGTTCTGTGCAACGTTGCAGAGAAAGGTCCCGCTTACTGTCAGCATCTATGGCCAGGGCTCCTGCTCCCCACCTTGCTGGACACGTTGGCCCTCTCTGACACTGAAGTAGTAGGCCAGAGTTtggagctgctgcagctgctctTCCTCTATCAGCCAGGG GCTGCCCAGGCCTTCTTGCAGCAGTCAGGGCTGCAGGCCTTACAAAGGCATGAGGAGGTGGCACAGCTTCAGGATCGCGTGCATGCTCTCCAGCAGACAGCTCTTCATGGGTAA
- the TMCO6 gene encoding transmembrane and coiled-coil domain-containing protein 6 isoform X1 → MWSGRRGLLRPLGCGVEELRCRRREREAALRKARREQQLVSKRLLRDEATEEAEEGCVVVILGEAEIQEFLRLAQRGIEEKERERALVSLRRGLQHPETQQIFIRLEGSIRTLVGLLTSNQALLQLEAARCLHELSHSEQSAVAEACLPATSYLLTYLSGHSSDFIELCLYTLGNLIVESEAVRRQLLPQGIVPALAACIQSPHLTVLEALGYALSQLLQAKEAPEKIIPSVLGSTLPQHILQLLQPGPKLNLGVAVEFAWCLHYIICSQVNNALLITQGALTTLGLLLLDLAVAVQRTKNAGLELLVCPVVRCLSNLLTEAAAETVGGPVHLRDERVVAALFILLQFFLQEQPSLLPEGLWLLNNLTANSPSFCTSLISLDLIEPLLHLLSVSNVVSVLVLTVLCNVAEKGPAYCQHLWPGLLLPTLLDTLALSDTEVVGQSLELLQLLFLYQPGAAQAFLQQSGLQALQRHEEVAQLQDRVHALQQTALHG, encoded by the exons ATGTGGAGCGGACGGCGAGGCCTCCTCAGGCCGTTAGGCTGCGGAGTGGAGGAGCTACGGTGCCGCCGGCGGGAGCGGGAGGCAG CACTGCGGAAGGCGCGGAGGGAGCAGCAGCTGGTCAGCAAGAGGCTGCTGAGAGACGAAGCTACGGAGGAAGCCGAAGAGGGATGTGTGGTCGTGATCCTTGGAGAAGCCGAG ATCCAGGAGTTCCTGCGGTTGGCCCAGCGGGGGAtagaggaaaaggagagggagagggctCTGGTCAGCCTTCGTCGAGGCTTGCAACACCCTGAGACACAACAGATCTTCATCAG GCTGGAGGGCAGCATTCGGACCCTGGTCGGGCTCCTGACCAGCAACCAGGCCCTGCTGCAGCTTGAGGCGGCTCGGTGCCTTCATGAGCTCTCTCACTCTGAGCAGTCTGCGGTGGCTGAGGCCTGCCTGCCAGCCACTTCCTACCTTCTCACCTACCTCTCCGGTCACAGCTCAGACTTTATA GAGCTCTGTCTGTATACCCTGGGTAACCTGATTGTGGAGAGTGAGGCTGTGAGAAGGCAGCTTCTGCCTCAGGGCATTGTTCCGGCTTTGGCTGCCTGCATCCAG TCTCCCCATCTGACTGTGCTGGAAGCCCTTGGATATGCCTTGTCCCAGCTTCTGCAGGCTAAGGAGGCTCCAGAGAAGATCATCCC CTCCGTCCTGGGCTCTACTCTCCCCCAGCACATACTGCAACTGTTACAACCCGGCCCAAAGCTGAACCTTGGGGTAGCTGTGGAGTTTGCCTGGTGCCTTCACTACATCATCTGCAG CCAGGTCAACAATGCCCTGCTCATCACCCAGGGGGCTCTAACCACCCTGGGGCTGCTGCTGTTGGACTTGGCTGTGGCTGTCCAGAGAACTAAGAATGCAGGACTGGAGCTG CTGGTATGCCCTGTTGTTCGGTGTCTAAGCAACTTGCTGACAGAGGCAGCAGCAGAGACTGTGGGAGGGCCAGTGCATCTCCGAGATGAGCGTGTTGTGGCAGCCTTATTTATCCTTCTGCAGTTCTTCCTCCAGGAACAGCCCAGCCTGCTTCCTGAGGGCCTCTGGCTCCTTAACAACCTCACTG CAAACAGCCCTAGTTTCTGTACCTCCTTGATCTCCCTGGATCTGATTGAGCCCCTCTTGCACTTGTTGTCAGTGTCTAATGTTGTGAGCGTATTG GTGCTCACAGTTCTGTGCAACGTTGCAGAGAAAGGTCCCGCTTACTGTCAGCATCTATGGCCAGGGCTCCTGCTCCCCACCTTGCTGGACACGTTGGCCCTCTCTGACACTGAAGTAGTAGGCCAGAGTTtggagctgctgcagctgctctTCCTCTATCAGCCAGGG GCTGCCCAGGCCTTCTTGCAGCAGTCAGGGCTGCAGGCCTTACAAAGGCATGAGGAGGTGGCACAGCTTCAGGATCGCGTGCATGCTCTCCAGCAGACAGCTCTTCATGGGTAA
- the TMCO6 gene encoding transmembrane and coiled-coil domain-containing protein 6 isoform X2, with amino-acid sequence MWSGRRGLLRPLGCGVEELRCRRREREAALRKARREQQLVSKRLLRDEATEEAEEGCVVVILGEAEIQEFLRLAQRGIEEKERERALVSLRRGLQHPETQQIFIRLEGSIRTLVGLLTSNQALLQLEAARCLHELSHSEQSAVAEACLPATSYLLTYLSGHSSDFIELCLYTLGNLIVESEAVRRQLLPQGIVPALAACIQSSASTDSSVLGSTLPQHILQLLQPGPKLNLGVAVEFAWCLHYIICSQVNNALLITQGALTTLGLLLLDLAVAVQRTKNAGLELLVCPVVRCLSNLLTEAAAETVGGPVHLRDERVVAALFILLQFFLQEQPSLLPEGLWLLNNLTANSPSFCTSLISLDLIEPLLHLLSVSNVVSVLVLTVLCNVAEKGPAYCQHLWPGLLLPTLLDTLALSDTEVVGQSLELLQLLFLYQPGAAQAFLQQSGLQALQRHEEVAQLQDRVHALQQTALHG; translated from the exons ATGTGGAGCGGACGGCGAGGCCTCCTCAGGCCGTTAGGCTGCGGAGTGGAGGAGCTACGGTGCCGCCGGCGGGAGCGGGAGGCAG CACTGCGGAAGGCGCGGAGGGAGCAGCAGCTGGTCAGCAAGAGGCTGCTGAGAGACGAAGCTACGGAGGAAGCCGAAGAGGGATGTGTGGTCGTGATCCTTGGAGAAGCCGAG ATCCAGGAGTTCCTGCGGTTGGCCCAGCGGGGGAtagaggaaaaggagagggagagggctCTGGTCAGCCTTCGTCGAGGCTTGCAACACCCTGAGACACAACAGATCTTCATCAG GCTGGAGGGCAGCATTCGGACCCTGGTCGGGCTCCTGACCAGCAACCAGGCCCTGCTGCAGCTTGAGGCGGCTCGGTGCCTTCATGAGCTCTCTCACTCTGAGCAGTCTGCGGTGGCTGAGGCCTGCCTGCCAGCCACTTCCTACCTTCTCACCTACCTCTCCGGTCACAGCTCAGACTTTATA GAGCTCTGTCTGTATACCCTGGGTAACCTGATTGTGGAGAGTGAGGCTGTGAGAAGGCAGCTTCTGCCTCAGGGCATTGTTCCGGCTTTGGCTGCCTGCATCCAG AGCTCTGCTTCTACTGACAGCTCCGTCCTGGGCTCTACTCTCCCCCAGCACATACTGCAACTGTTACAACCCGGCCCAAAGCTGAACCTTGGGGTAGCTGTGGAGTTTGCCTGGTGCCTTCACTACATCATCTGCAG CCAGGTCAACAATGCCCTGCTCATCACCCAGGGGGCTCTAACCACCCTGGGGCTGCTGCTGTTGGACTTGGCTGTGGCTGTCCAGAGAACTAAGAATGCAGGACTGGAGCTG CTGGTATGCCCTGTTGTTCGGTGTCTAAGCAACTTGCTGACAGAGGCAGCAGCAGAGACTGTGGGAGGGCCAGTGCATCTCCGAGATGAGCGTGTTGTGGCAGCCTTATTTATCCTTCTGCAGTTCTTCCTCCAGGAACAGCCCAGCCTGCTTCCTGAGGGCCTCTGGCTCCTTAACAACCTCACTG CAAACAGCCCTAGTTTCTGTACCTCCTTGATCTCCCTGGATCTGATTGAGCCCCTCTTGCACTTGTTGTCAGTGTCTAATGTTGTGAGCGTATTG GTGCTCACAGTTCTGTGCAACGTTGCAGAGAAAGGTCCCGCTTACTGTCAGCATCTATGGCCAGGGCTCCTGCTCCCCACCTTGCTGGACACGTTGGCCCTCTCTGACACTGAAGTAGTAGGCCAGAGTTtggagctgctgcagctgctctTCCTCTATCAGCCAGGG GCTGCCCAGGCCTTCTTGCAGCAGTCAGGGCTGCAGGCCTTACAAAGGCATGAGGAGGTGGCACAGCTTCAGGATCGCGTGCATGCTCTCCAGCAGACAGCTCTTCATGGGTAA
- the CD14 gene encoding monocyte differentiation antigen CD14: MVCVPCLLLLLLPPLLRVSADTTEPCELDDDDFRCVCNFTDPKPDWSSAIQCMVAVEVEIRGGGRSLEQFLKGTDTDPKQYADTIKALRVRRLKLGAAQVPAQLLFAVLRALGYSRLKELTLEDLEVTGPTPPTPLEAAGPALTSLSLRNVSWATGGAWLGELQQWFKPGLKELNVARAHSLAFPCAGLSAFEALTTLDLSNNPGLGDSGLMAALCPHKFPALQYLALRNAGMETLSGVCAALEAARVQPRSLDLSHNSLRATAPGATRCVWPRALSSLNLSFAGLEQVPKGLPPKLSALDLSCNKLSRKPRRDELPEVNDLTLDGNPFLDPGALQHQDAPMISGVVPACARSALTMGVSGTLALLQGARGFA, from the exons ATG GTGTGCGtgccctgcctgctgctgctgctgctgccgccgctgctgCGTGTGTCTGCGGACACCACAGAGCCCTGCGAGCTGGACGACGACGATTTCCGCTGTGTCTGCAACTTCACGGATCCCAAGCCTGACTGGTCTAGCGCTATTCAGTGTATGGTTGCTGTCGAGGTGGAGATCCGTGGCGGCGGCCGCAGCCTGGAACAATTTCTCAAGGGAACTGACACCGATCCGAAGCAGTATGCTGACACAATCAAGGCTCTGCGCGTTCGGCGACTCAAGCTGGGCGCTGCACAGGTTCCCGCTCAGCTTCTGTTCGCCGTTCTGCGCGCCCTCGGGTACTCTCGTCTCAAGGAACTGACGCTTGAGGACCTGGAGGTAACCGGCCCGACGCCCCCGACGCCTCTGGAAGCCGCTGGGCCTGCGCTCACCAGCCTCAGTCTCCGTAACGTATCGTGGGCAACAGGAGGCGCCTGGCTCGGCGAACTGCAGCAGTGGTTCAAGCCCGGGCTCAAGGAGCTGAACGTTGCCCGAGCACACTCGCTTGCCTTTCCCTGCGCGGGGCTCTCCGCCTTCGAGGCTCTCACCACCCTAGACCTGTCTAACAATCCCGGTCTCGGCGACAGCGGGCTGATGGCGGCTCTCTGTCCGCACAAGTTCCCGGCCCTCCAATATCTAGCGCTACGCAACGCCGGGATGGAGACGCTGAGCGGCGTGTGCGCGGCGCTGGAGGCAGCGAGGGTGCAGCCCCGAAGCCTGGACCTCAGCCACAACTCGCTGCGCGCCACCGCCCCGGGCGCTACCCGGTGTGTCTGGCCCAGGGCGCTAAGCTCTCTCAATTTGTCGTTCGCTGGGCTGGAGCAAGTGCCTAAAGGACTGCCGCCCAAGCTCAGCGCGCTTGATCTCAGCTGCAACAAGCTAAGCAGGAAACCGCGGCGAGACGAGCTGCCCGAGGTAAATGACCTGACTCTGGACGGAAATCCCTTTCTGGACCCTGGAGCCCTCCAGCACCAAGACGCCCCGATGATCTCCGGCGTGGTCCCAGCCTGTGCGCGTTCTGCCTTGACCATGGGGGTGTCAGGAACCCTGGCGCTGCTTCAAGGAGCCCGAGGCTTCGCGTAA